In the Maribacter sp. MJ134 genome, one interval contains:
- a CDS encoding DUF5522 domain-containing protein, translated as MKKIIPIEEGDFYWSDEGYRVFTKQFHLKRGYCCESGCRHCPYGYDPKTNPQ; from the coding sequence ATGAAAAAAATAATTCCTATTGAAGAAGGGGACTTTTACTGGTCCGATGAAGGTTATCGGGTTTTTACAAAGCAGTTTCATTTAAAAAGAGGCTACTGTTGTGAAAGTGGCTGCAGGCATTGTCCTTACGGGTACGACCCAAAAACTAATCCCCAATAG
- a CDS encoding 1-aminocyclopropane-1-carboxylate deaminase/D-cysteine desulfhydrase produces MQSKNSYLDLPVLKEKEITLALKREDLLHPLISGNKYRKLKYNLQEAQNLHLRTLITFGGAYSNHIAALSYAGMEKGLATVGIIRGEELMDKWQDNPTLAMAHQNGMVLKFISRAAYRKKTDLDFLLTLEEEYGPFYLVPEGGTNSLAIKGCEEILTQADEDFDMVCTCVGTGGTMAGLINSSRPYQQVMGFAALKGEFLEEEITKMTTEKHWKLISDYHFNGYGKVTGELVHFINKFKRTTGIPLDPVYTGKMLYGLLDMIKNDNFAKGTKILAIHTGGLQGIAGMNLRLKKKKLPLLHI; encoded by the coding sequence TTGCAGTCCAAAAATAGTTACCTAGACCTTCCAGTTTTAAAAGAAAAAGAAATTACACTGGCTCTAAAGCGAGAGGATTTGCTGCATCCATTGATTTCTGGAAATAAATACCGAAAATTAAAATATAATCTCCAAGAGGCTCAAAATCTACACCTACGGACTTTAATCACCTTTGGAGGGGCGTATTCTAATCATATTGCCGCTTTGTCCTATGCCGGAATGGAAAAGGGTCTTGCGACGGTAGGGATTATCCGAGGAGAGGAATTAATGGATAAATGGCAAGATAACCCGACATTGGCCATGGCGCATCAGAACGGTATGGTCCTTAAATTTATTTCTAGGGCAGCTTATAGGAAAAAAACCGATTTGGACTTTCTCCTAACACTTGAAGAGGAGTATGGCCCTTTTTACCTAGTTCCCGAGGGAGGCACTAATTCTTTGGCGATAAAAGGCTGTGAGGAGATTTTGACCCAGGCCGACGAAGATTTTGATATGGTCTGTACTTGCGTGGGGACAGGTGGTACAATGGCCGGCCTGATAAATTCCTCACGACCGTATCAACAAGTTATGGGGTTTGCAGCGTTGAAAGGGGAATTCTTAGAAGAGGAGATTACCAAAATGACTACCGAAAAGCACTGGAAACTGATATCCGATTATCATTTTAACGGATACGGTAAGGTTACTGGCGAACTGGTACATTTTATCAATAAATTCAAACGAACAACAGGTATACCTTTAGACCCCGTCTATACGGGAAAAATGCTCTATGGGTTGTTGGATATGATTAAGAATGATAATTTTGCAAAAGGAACCAAGATATTGGCCATTCATACAGGAGGGCTTCAGGGTATTGCGGGAATGAACCTTAGGCTGAAAAAGAAAAAATTACCTTTGCTACATATATGA
- a CDS encoding glucosaminidase domain-containing protein, translated as MKKNIVTLLMLSILVVGCKSKKAYSDNLRTKNVLSERKRKKTKTRATSSNTDTSLPNDSGKFIAFSIASIPEYIDTFSEIAQLEMKAYGIPASITLAQGLLESGYGKGELAMKTNNHFGIKCHKGWQGDYDFHDDDEKGECFRKYNHPMFSFRDHSIFLTTRSRYAFLFNYRNTDYKKWAYGLRKAGYATDKRYPQKLIYLIEKHQLYKYDTEISKAGYGNKIVVATETDAVHVVKKGDTLYALSRKYYVSVDQLMQMNNLKNANLSVGQKLMVRTTDINN; from the coding sequence ATGAAAAAGAATATAGTAACGCTTTTGATGCTGAGCATCCTTGTGGTGGGTTGTAAATCGAAGAAGGCCTACTCCGATAATCTACGTACGAAGAATGTGCTTTCTGAACGTAAAAGAAAAAAAACGAAGACCAGGGCAACTTCTTCCAATACGGACACTTCCTTACCCAATGATTCCGGAAAGTTTATTGCCTTCAGCATAGCATCCATTCCGGAATATATTGATACCTTTTCAGAAATCGCACAGTTAGAAATGAAGGCCTACGGGATACCTGCAAGTATTACACTGGCACAGGGACTTTTGGAAAGTGGCTATGGTAAGGGTGAGTTGGCCATGAAGACCAATAATCATTTTGGCATTAAATGTCATAAGGGATGGCAAGGTGATTATGATTTTCATGATGATGATGAAAAAGGAGAATGTTTTAGAAAGTACAATCACCCTATGTTCTCTTTTCGAGACCATAGTATTTTCCTGACGACCAGAAGTCGCTATGCTTTTTTGTTCAATTATCGAAATACGGACTATAAAAAATGGGCGTATGGACTTCGAAAAGCGGGATATGCGACGGATAAAAGGTATCCACAAAAATTAATTTATCTCATAGAAAAACATCAATTATACAAGTACGATACCGAAATTTCAAAAGCGGGGTACGGCAATAAAATAGTAGTCGCCACGGAAACTGATGCCGTACATGTTGTAAAAAAGGGAGACACCTTGTACGCACTTTCGCGTAAATACTACGTTTCTGTAGATCAGTTGATGCAGATGAACAATCTTAAAAACGCCAATCTTTCCGTTGGACAAAAACTTATGGTAAGAACTACCGATATTAACAATTAA